From the genome of Bombyx mori chromosome 16, ASM3026992v2, one region includes:
- the LOC101736914 gene encoding homeobox protein cut isoform X6, with product MLRSLDLGAGERSCDRSLERKPAPPRSPSAAPTLDERSPAERERSAERRDAGAEEWPSTPPPLNNNTTHHNNNGPTPLPLPPPSPFRFEEHRPYRFAEDMGPLPPGALVGRLGDSLIPKGDPMEARLQEMLRYNMDKYANSNLDTLHISRKVRELLSVHNIGQRLFAKYVLGLSQGTVSELLSKPKPWDKLTEKGRDSYRKMHAWACDEAAIMLLKSLIPKKVGTKDGTPGPGFGRSEGEGDDRLAHMLSEASHLMKTPSGHHNNDDSRSNEDSSSPRTQCLSPFSNKDSSQNRRLKKYENDDIPPDKVVRIYHEELAKIMTRRVEDMRHSRDSFPGMLPPFFSSGMAPHMERPPEDIRMALEAYHRELAKLQPGTNIPNLHNLPGMPPFPNLLALQQQAIQQAQNQHMNGSGAIQDLSLPKDKTMKMNGMTDSDKDKPLDAEEAIRHAGSAFSLVRPKLEPGQQSTGSSASSPLGNAILPPAITPNEDFTSSAAASPLQRMASITNSLISQPTNPPHHPPPQRSMKAVLPPITQQQFDLFNNLNTEEIVRRVKEALSQYSISQRLFGESVLGLSQGSVSDLLARPKPWHMLTQKGREPFIRMKMFLEDDNAVHKLVASQYKIAPEKLMRTGNYSGAPPCPPNMNKPMPPTQKMISDATSLLSKMQQEQLLGPGHLAHLGQPTPLLLTPPGFPPHHAVTLPPQHHDNNNKERKPPPPPQPHHQPPVMRTLHQHMTPSVYEMAALTQDLDTQTITTKIKEALLANNIGQKIFGEAVLGLSQGSVSELLSKPKPWHMLSIKGREPFIRMQLWLSDAHNIDRLQALKNERREANKRRRSSGPGQDNSSDTSSNDTSEFYHSSSPGPNSGAPCAKKQRVLFSEEQKEALRLAFALDPYPNMPTIEFLAAELGLSTRTITNWFHNHRMRLKQQAPHGLPSEPPAREQSSAPFDPVQFRLLLNQRLLELQKERMGLAGVPLPYPPYFAANSNLAALIGRGLVVPEEGKDTAGGLDLTMPLKREPDGDDFEDDDVESNLGSEDSLDDESKTEPKASSTPQGRSSRRKPAAPQWVNPDWQDEKPRNPDEVIINGVCVMRGDDFRRDSEETVRVEPSPAPPSLAPPPSLVAAPPHPAPSPPRLLHDDKIKSEAEDDRWEY from the exons ATGCTTCGATCGTTGGACCTCGGCGCCGGCGAGCGGTCGTGCGACAGGTCCTTAGAGCGGAAGCCGGCGCCGCCCCGGTCGCCGAGCGCCGCGCCCACACTGGACGAGCGGAGCCCCGCCGAGCGCGAGCGGAGCGCCGAGCGACGAGACGCAG GTGCCGAGGAGTGGCCCAGCACCCCGCCGCCGCTCAACAACAACACGACCCATCACAACAACAACGGGCCCACGCCGCTGCCCCTCCCGCCGCCCAGCCCCTTCAGGTTTGAGGAGCACCGCCCCTATCGGTTCGCGGAGGACATGGGTCCGCTGCCGCCGGGGGCGCTGGTGGGTCGGCTGGGCGACTCACTGATCCCCAAGGGCGACCCCATGGAGGCGCGGCTGCAGGAGATGCTCCGGTACAACATGGACAAGTACGCGAACAGCAACCTGGACACGCTGCACATCAGCCGCAAAGTGCGGGAGCTGCTGTCCGTGCATAACATCGGCCAGAGACTGTTCGCCAAGTACGTGCTGGGCCTCTCGCAGGGCACGGTGTCCGAGCTGCTCTCGAAGCCGAAGCCCTGGGACAAGCTGACGGAGAAGGGCCGCGACTCGTACAGGAAGATGCACGCGTGGGCGTGCGACGAGGCCGCCATCATGCTCCTCAAGTCTCTCATTCCTAAAAAAG TAGGGACGAAAGATGGCACTCCAGGTCCCGGCTTCGGTAGATCAGAAGGAGAAGGCGACGACCGTCTTGCTCACATGCTCAGCGAAGCTTCACACCTTATGAAAACCCCATCAGGACACCACAATAATGATGATTCTAGGAGTAATGAGGATTCCAGCTCACCAAGGACCCAGTGCCTCTCACCGTTTTCaaataag gaTTCGAGTCAAAACAGAAGACTTAAGAAGTACGAAAACGATGACATTCCTCCGGATAAAGTCGTGCGCATCTACCATGAGGAACTGGCTAAGATCATGACCAGGCGGGTTGAAGACATGCGCCACAGCCGAGATAGCTTCCCTGG CATGCTTCCCCCTTTTTTCAGCAGCGGTATGGCTCCTCACATGGAGAGACCGCCCGAGGACATTCGCATGGCGCTCGAGGCCTACCACAGGGAGCTGGCTAAGCTCCAGCCGGGGACCAACATTCCCAATCTCCACAACTTGCCAGGAATGCCGCCCTTTCCGAACCTGCTCGCCCTGCAGCAACAGGCAATACAGCAAGCTCAAAACCAACATATGAATGGCTCGGGAGCCATTCAAGATTTGTCTCTTCCGAAAGACAAAACTATGAAAATGAACGGAATGACTGATAGTGATAAGGACAAGCCATTAGATGCCGAAGAGGCGATACGCCACGCAGGTAGTGCGTTCTCATTGGTCCGACCTAAGCTAGAGCCCGGACAGCAGTCCACGGGGTCGTCTGCTTCCAGCCCACTAGGGAATGCTATTCTACCACCCGCGATCACGCCCAACGAGGACTTTACTAGCTCAGCAGCGGCAAGCCCCTTGCAGAGAATGGCCTCAATAACTAATAGCTTAATATCGCAACCAACAAATCCCCCGCACCATCCGCCGCCACAAAGATCCATGAAAGCTGTACTACCGCCGATCACCCAACAACAGTTTGATCTCTTTAACAACTTGAACACGGAGGAGATAGTCCGACGGGTCAAGGAAGCATTAAGCCAGTACTCCATAAGCCAACGTTTGTTTGGGGAGTCAGTTCTTGGTCTCTCTCAAGGATCGGTCAGCGATTTGTTAGCGAGACCGAAGCCCTGGCATATGCTTACGCAAAAGGGAAGGGAGCCATTTATCAGGATGAAGATGTTCTTAGAAGACGATAATGCTGTTCACAAGCTGGTTGCGTCACAGTACAAGATTGCACCCGAGAAACTGATGAGAACCGGAAACTACAGCGGAGCACCTC CTTGTCCGCCAAACATGAACAAACCGATGCCGCCGACGCAAAAAATGATCTCAGACGCCACGTCTCTACTGAGCAAAATGCAACAAGAACAACTGTTGGGTCCGGGACACCTGGCACATCTCGGACAACCCACGCCGCTGCTGCTCACCCCTCCTGGATTCCCTCCTCACCACGCCGTCACTCTGCCACCGCAGCACCACGACAACAACAACAAGGAAAGGAAACCTCCGCCTCCTCCACAGCCACATCACCAGCCTCCAGTGATGCGGACCCTGCACCAACACATGACACCCAGCGTATACGAAATGGCCGCTCTCACGCAAGATCTCGACACGCAGACCATCACGACCAAAATAAAAGAAGCTTTGCTTGCGAATAATATCGGACAAAAGATATTTGGTGAAGCAGTTCTCGGCCTCTCGCAGGGATCGGTCAGCGAATTATTATCAAAACCTAAACCTTGGCACATGTTAAGCATAAAAGGTAGGGAGCCCTTCATTCGGATGCAGCTTTGGCTGAGCGACGCTCACAACATCGACCGCCTTCAGGCGCTCAAGAACGAACGACGCGAAGCGAACAAACGGCGGCGGTCGAGCGGTCCCGGACAGGACAACTCGTCCGACACCTCCTCCAACGACACCTCTGAGTTCTACCACTCCAGTTCGCCCGGACCCAACTCTGGAGCTCCCTGTGCTAAGAAACAAAGAGTCTTGTTCTCGGAAGAGCAGAAAGAAGCGCTGAGATTAGCTTTTGCCCTTGATCCGTATCCCAATATGCCCACAATAGAATTCCTGGCTGCCGAGTTAGGGCTATCCACCCGTACCATTACGAACTGGTTCCACAATCATCGTATGAGGCTCAAACAGCAGGCGCCCCACGGGCTACCGTCAGAGCCGCCGGCACGAGAACAGTCCTCGGCGCCTTTCGACCCCGTTCAGTTTAGGCTACTTCTAAATCAGAGACTGCTGGAACTACAGAAGGAGAGGATGGGCCTGGCCGGGGTTCCGCTCCCCTATCCTCCGTACTTTGCAGCGAACTCGAACCTCGCCGCGCTGATTGGACGCGGGCTCGTTGTTCCCGAAGAAGGCAAAGACACAGCCGGTGGACTCGACCTCACGATGCCGTTGAAACGCGAACCTGATGGAGACGACTTCGAAGACGACGACGTCGAGAGCAACCTCGGCTCCGAGGACTCGCTAGACGACGAATCTAAGACTGAACCGAAAGCTTCCTCGACGCCCCAGGGTCGATCCAGCAGACGGAAGCCTGCGGCGCCGCAGTGGGTCAACCCGGACTGGCAGGACGAGAAACCGCGCAACCCCGATGAAGTCATCATCAACGGCGTCTGCGTCATGCGCGGCGACGATTTCCGGCGCGACTCCGAGGAGACGGTGCGCGTGGAGCCCTCCCCCGCGCCCCCTTCGCTCGCGCCCCCTCCCTCGCTCGTGGCGGCCCCCCCGCACCCCGCGCCCTCGCCGCCGCGCCTGCTGCACGACGACAAGATCAAGTCGGAGGCCGAGGACGACCGGTGGGAGTACTGA